One genomic region from Augochlora pura isolate Apur16 chromosome 7, APUR_v2.2.1, whole genome shotgun sequence encodes:
- the Rbcn-3b gene encoding WD repeat-containing protein Rbcn-3B isoform X9 has product MTVGTSLVVPIVLWGRIAPTHCISCIYLSRDQKTLVTGCYDGQICLWQVDPEILKMTPRCLLVGHTAPIMCLSRASAIMEQNYIVSSSESGEMCTWDLVDGKCREAVKLSSVHTQMLPYVSAGGEDVRLFCSGYYPEVLVMDPFSLEVLFTLCSRVNPDWISALHVLRPAKRKGRFYVHTNDVVLALTTTGTVKVWTLLGHENRNSEPLYEHESKQIQCLNALAMTCCPYNQRTVLIVCSKDWQIYDAGDFSVLCSISAPRGERWMAGDFLAADRIIVWSDEGRGYLYKLPANKLKGKALSSSVADNKNFHTASVEYDQPYLYCTLIQPGDKPLSCPPAMRLVTVQKQNKTVKYLLRGDSEGVVVLWTVPEVTIQPAQISQNDRSIALSLPPTVKPSLTTAWKEMKPPPVGILDQLDSGDGHGIKLTASIYLPQQSRLVVGREDGSIIIVPATQTVMLQLLHGNHQQYDDWPPHQILLGHSGRVNCLLYPHGAAPRYDRVHLVSGSVDFAVCLWDLYAGTLIHRFCVHAGEITQLMVPPDNCSPRIQKCVCSVASDHSVTLLSLAERKCVCLASRHLFPVVTIKWRPLDDFMIVGCSDGAVYVWQMETGHLDRVLHGIIAEEVLYACDENTMTASGGSATGGELGLANPAVHFFRGLRHRNLSAIRHATQRGLHQLQQLHGGHGPDHGNQIKAKGAPLMIQGFRSNPKDPESHILFFDIEALIVQLLSDEYGAMSPGSLEAQGLISASEYQKVAALTQSASPDAHKKIADFFGRVKDKAGDVERILKEKDRHGENWSNSDTAKSNLKRNGAFSEPNATMEVAQLILSLLHSWGLDPDLDRVCEGKLGLLRPMVPVSFGVLSKGGYMSLLLPTWQTELEPAGEPTTQLEQRLPVELVRQERLTRAFTARAHWELSTTLTSNHLLAVVALANTLMSMNNATFVPEQERNRKMHRPGNRSAVSWNKAEEENEEIYTAQQAQIKQGWSLLATLHCVLLPHKVSQVEMMARRWQHQCLEIREAAQALLLAELTRMGPKGRKALVDSWSQYLPMYSTQEPIAPQIQNQSPPASGSPVPPTESHHEEEDEEEELTEAEINAARKPSSVAELKRKQTTAVVLLGVIGAEFGQDVATMNHRRDNDQRRKSSIVEGFGIGNNDLARHTSMALTHLLHAPHSLKLPLHTALRRAAIDLIGRGFTVWEPYLDVSKVLLGLLEMCCDADKLVPSMTYGLPLTPQADTCRTARHALTLIATARPAAFITTMAREVARYNTLQQNAQTLNVNMGASVLARAKPEILRIVEQLIDKMQSEMSDLLVEVMDIILHCLDPGHLKAKPLNDVFPAVCRFNQVSHCPATRRIAVGSRNGQLALYELRGNVKCQTVAAHSGSVTALAFSPEGKFLVSYSCIENKLCFWQQTSSGMFGLGNSQTRCVKSYSTAPINDVARLNPMRLAKLIWINNRTVTLMLADGSETRFNV; this is encoded by the exons atgacaGTGGGTACAAGCTTGGTAGTACCTATAGTTCTATGGGGTCGTATAGCTCCAACTCATTGcatttcatgtatttatttatctcgagATCAAAAAACTTTGGTAACGGGATGTTATGATGGTCAAATATGCTTATGGCAAGTAGATCCTGAAATATTAAAG ATGACTCCAAGATGTTTACTTGTTGGTCACACGGCTCCAATAATGTGCCTCAGTCGAGCCAGTGCTATTATGGAACAGAATTACATTGTTAGTAGCAGTGAAAGTGGTGAAATGTGTACTTGGGATTTAGTTGATGGAAAATGCAGAGAAGCTGTGAAACTTAGCAGTGTTCATACACAAATGTTGCCTTACGTCTCTGCTGGAGGAGAAGATGTTAGACTTTTCTGTTCTGG TTATTATCCTGAGGTTTTAGTGATGGACCCTTTCAGTTTGGAAGTTCTATTTACCCTGTGTTCGCGTGTTAATCCTGATTGGATCAGTGCATTGCACGTTTTGCGGCCGGCCAAACGGAAAGGTCGGTTCTACGTGCATACAA ACGACGTTGTGCTGGCCTTAACAACGACTGGTACAGTCAAGGTGTGGACTCTTCTTGGACATGAGAATCGAAACAGTGAACCTCTTTATGAACATGAAAGTAAACAGATACAGTGCCTCAATGCGCTTGCAATGACCTGTTGCCCATATAATCAAAGGACTGTATTAATTGTATGCTCTAAGGATTGGCAG ATATACGATGCTGGTGATTTCTCCGTCCTATGTTCAATTTCTGCACCTCGTGGTGAACGCTGGATGGCTGGAGATTTCCTAGCTGCAGACAGGATCATTGTGTGGAGCGATGAAGGCCGTGgttatctatataaattaccaGCTAA CAAGCTGAAGGGCAAGGCTCTCAGCAG CAGCGTTGcagacaataaaaattttcatactGCAAGTGTTGAATATGACCAACCTTACTTGTATTGTACCTTGATACAACCTGGGGATAAG CCTTTATCATGTCCACCAGCAATGCGATTAGTTACAGTtcaaaaacagaataaaacagtaaaatatttattacgtggTGATAGCGAAGGTGTTGTTGTTCTTTGGACAGTGCCAGAAGTAACAATTCAACCAGCTCAAATTTCTCAAAATGATCGCTCAATAGCTCTCTCTTTACCCCCAACAGTAAAACCAAGTCTTACAACTGCTTGGAAAGAAATGAAACCACCACCAGTTGGTATATTAGATCAATTAGACAGTGGAGATGGACATGGAATAAAGTTAACAGCTAGTATATATTTACCTCAACAAAGTCGTTTAGTTGTTGGTCGTGAAGACGGCAGTATTATCATTGTTCCTGCAACACAAACAGTTATGCTTCAATTACTTCATGGCAACCATCAGCAATATGATG ATTGGCCGCCACACCAAATACTTTTAGGCCATTCTGGCCGGGTAAATTGTCTTTTATACCCACATGGAGCTGCACCGCGTTATGATCGAGTACATCTTGTTTCTGGCTCTGTTGATTTTGCTGTCTGCTTGTGGGATCTTTATGCTGGTACACTTATTCATAGGTTTTGTGTCCATGCTGGTGAAATTACACAATTAATGGTACCCCCTGATAACTGCAGT CCTAGAATACAAAAATGCGTTTGCAGTGTTGCATCAGACCACAGTGTGACTTTATTATCATTAGCGGAAAGAAAATGTGTTTGTCTTGCTTCTCGCCATCTATTTCCAGTTGTTACAATAAAGTGGAGGCCACTGGATGACTTTATGATAGTAGGATGTTCAGATGGGGCTGTATACGTATGGCAAATGGAGACTGGTCACTTAGATCGTGTATTACATG GTATTATTGCTGAAGAAGTACTCTACGCTTGCGATGAAAATACAATGACAGCATCTGGTGGGTCAGCTACAGGAGGTGAATTAGGCTTAGCCAATCCTGCCGTGCATTTTTTTAG AGGTTTAAGACACAGAAATCTGTCTGCTATAAGGCATGCAACACAAAGAGGGTTGCATCAATTACAGCAGCTTCACGGTGGACACGGACCAGACCAtggaaatcaaataaaagcAAAAGGCGCACCTTTAATGATTCAAGGCTTCAGGAGCAATCCCAAAGATCCGGAAagtcatattttattttttgacatAGAAGCTTTAATAG TACAATTACTTAGCGACGAGTATGGAGCAATGTCACCTGGTTCTTTGGAAGCACAAGGTTTAATTTCAGCATCGGAGTATCAAAAGGTTGCAGCCCTTACACAATCTGCCAGTCCGGATGCTCACAAAAAAATTGCag ACTTTTTTGGTCGTGTCAAGGATAAAGCAGGCGACGTTGAACGAATTTTAAAGGAAAAGGATCGTCACG gtGAAAACTGGAGTAACAGCGATACTGCAAAAAGCAATCTAAAACGAAATGGAGCTTTTAGTGAACCAAATGCAACTATGGAAGTTGCTCAGCTTATACTAAGTCTGTTGCATTCATGGGGTCTAGATCCAGATTTGGATCGTGTTTGTGAAGGAAAACTAGGTCTACTAAGACCTATGGTTCCTGTTTCATTTGGAGTATTGTCTAAAGGAg GTTACATGTCATTGTTATTACCAACTTGGCAGACTGAACTGGAACCTGCTGGTGAACCCACAACTCAATTAGAACAACGTTTGCCAGTTGAATTAGTTAGACAAGAGAGGCTTACCAGAGCGTTCACAGCAAGAGCACATTGGGAGTTATCCACTACATTAACTAGTAATCACTTATTGGCAGTAGTTGCTTTGGCAAATACTTTAATGTCAATGAACAATGCAACTTTTGTACCTGAACAAGAACGGAATCGAAAAATGCATAG gcCTGGTAATAGATCAGCAGTTAGCTGGAATAAGGCAGAAGAGGAAAATGAGGAAATTTATACAGCACAGCAAGCACAGATAAAACAAGGTTGGTCCCTTTTAGCGACGCTACATTGTGTGCTCTTGCCTCATAAAGTAAGTCAAGTTGAAATGATGGCAAGGAGATGGCAACATCAATGTCTTGAG ATTCGTGAAGCTGCTCAAGCTCTACTACTTGCTGAATTAACTAGAATGGGTCCAAAAGGAAGAAAAGCACTTGTAGACAGTTGGTCGCAGTACTTACCAATGTATAGTACTCAGGAACCCATTGCACCACAAATTCAGAATCAAAGTCCTCCAGCATCTGGTAGTCCAGTACCTCCAACTGAATCACATcatgaagaagaagatgaagaagaagaattaacAGAAG CAGAAATAAATGCAGCTAGGAAACCTTCAAGTGTAGCAGAACTGAAAAGGAAACAGACCACAGCGGTTGTATTATTAGGTGTAATAGGGGCTGAATTTGGTCAGGATGTTGCCACAATGAATCATAGAAGGGATAATGATCAAAGGCGAAAGAGTTCAATTGTAGAAGGTTTTGGAATAGGAAATAATGATCTTGCCAGGCATACCAGTATGGCACTTACGCATCTATTACATGCGCCACATTCGCTAAAATTACCCTTACACACTGCTTTAAGAAGAGCGGCAATTGATCTCATTGGTAGAGGTTTCACTGTTTGGGAACCTTATCTTGACGTGTCAAAA GTATTGTTGGGACTTTTGGAAATGTGCTGTGATGCAGACAAATTAGTACCAAGCATGACTTACGGCCTTCCGCTTACGCCCCAGGCGGATACATGTCGTACAGCACGTCACGCTTTAACTTTAATAGCTACTGCCAGACCCGCTGCATTCATCACTACTATGGCACGAGAGGTGGCTAGATATAATACATTACAACAAAATGCGCAAACATTGAATGTAAATATGGGTGCAAGCGTGCTAGCTAGGGCAAAACCAGAAATACTCAGAATTGTTGAACAGCTAATCGATAAAATGCAAAGTGAAATGAGCGATCTTCTAGTGGAG GTCatggatattattttacattgtttgGACCCAGGTCATCTAAAAGCCAAACCGTTAAACGATGTATTTCCAGCAGTTTGTAGATTTAATCAA gTAAGTCATTGCCCAGCAACGCGTAGGATAGCAGTAGGTAGCCGAAACGGTCAACTCGCCCTGTATGAATTACGAGGTAACGTTAAATGTCAGACAGTAGCTGCGCATTCAGGATCTGTAACTGCACTAGCATTTTCACCCGAGGGCAAGTTCCTGGTTAGTTATTCTTGTATAGAAAACAAGCTATGTTTTTGGCAG CAAACAAGTAGCGGTATGTTTGGTCTAGGAAATTCGCAAACACGTTGTGTTAAGTCATACAGTACCGCGCCGATTAATGATGTAGCGCGTTTAAATCCTATGCGACTAGCTAAACTGATATGGATAAATAACCGTACGGTTACGTTAATGCTTGCTGACGGATCTGAAACACGGTTCAACGTATAA
- the Rbcn-3b gene encoding WD repeat-containing protein Rbcn-3B isoform X4, with amino-acid sequence MTVGTSLVVPIVLWGRIAPTHCISCIYLSRDQKTLVTGCYDGQICLWQVDPEILKMTPRCLLVGHTAPIMCLSRASAIMEQNYIVSSSESGEMCTWDLVDGKCREAVKLSSVHTQMLPYVSAGGEDVRLFCSGYYPEVLVMDPFSLEVLFTLCSRVNPDWISALHVLRPAKRKDDVVLALTTTGTVKVWTLLGHENRNSEPLYEHESKQIQCLNALAMTCCPYNQRTVLIVCSKDWQIYDAGDFSVLCSISAPRGERWMAGDFLAADRIIVWSDEGRGYLYKLPANKLKGKALSSSVADNKNFHTASVEYDQPYLYCTLIQPGDKPLSCPPAMRLVTVQKQNKTVKYLLRGDSEGVVVLWTVPEVTIQPAQISQNDRSIALSLPPTVKPSLTTAWKEMKPPPVGILDQLDSGDGHGIKLTASIYLPQQSRLVVGREDGSIIIVPATQTVMLQLLHGNHQQYDDWPPHQILLGHSGRVNCLLYPHGAAPRYDRVHLVSGSVDFAVCLWDLYAGTLIHRFCVHAGEITQLMVPPDNCSPRIQKCVCSVASDHSVTLLSLAERKCVCLASRHLFPVVTIKWRPLDDFMIVGCSDGAVYVWQMETGHLDRVLHGIIAEEVLYACDENTMTASGGSATGGELGLANPAVHFFRGLRHRNLSAIRHATQRGLHQLQQLHGGHGPDHGNQIKAKGAPLMIQGFRSNPKDPESHILFFDIEALIVQLLSDEYGAMSPGSLEAQGLISASEYQKVAALTQSASPDAHKKIADFFGRVKDKAGDVERILKEKDRHGILAKMKEGAENVHTKIQAKVESVGLKPSTLDGKGENWSNSDTAKSNLKRNGAFSEPNATMEVAQLILSLLHSWGLDPDLDRVCEGKLGLLRPMVPVSFGVLSKGGYMSLLLPTWQTELEPAGEPTTQLEQRLPVELVRQERLTRAFTARAHWELSTTLTSNHLLAVVALANTLMSMNNATFVPEQERNRKMHRPGNRSAVSWNKAEEENEEIYTAQQAQIKQGWSLLATLHCVLLPHKVSQVEMMARRWQHQCLEIREAAQALLLAELTRMGPKGRKALVDSWSQYLPMYSTQEPIAPQIQNQSPPASGSPVPPTESHHEEEDEEEELTEAEINAARKPSSVAELKRKQTTAVVLLGVIGAEFGQDVATMNHRRDNDQRRKSSIVEGFGIGNNDLARHTSMALTHLLHAPHSLKLPLHTALRRAAIDLIGRGFTVWEPYLDVSKVLLGLLEMCCDADKLVPSMTYGLPLTPQADTCRTARHALTLIATARPAAFITTMAREVARYNTLQQNAQTLNVNMGASVLARAKPEILRIVEQLIDKMQSEMSDLLVEVMDIILHCLDPGHLKAKPLNDVFPAVCRFNQVSHCPATRRIAVGSRNGQLALYELRGNVKCQTVAAHSGSVTALAFSPEGKFLVSYSCIENKLCFWQQTSSGMFGLGNSQTRCVKSYSTAPINDVARLNPMRLAKLIWINNRTVTLMLADGSETRFNV; translated from the exons atgacaGTGGGTACAAGCTTGGTAGTACCTATAGTTCTATGGGGTCGTATAGCTCCAACTCATTGcatttcatgtatttatttatctcgagATCAAAAAACTTTGGTAACGGGATGTTATGATGGTCAAATATGCTTATGGCAAGTAGATCCTGAAATATTAAAG ATGACTCCAAGATGTTTACTTGTTGGTCACACGGCTCCAATAATGTGCCTCAGTCGAGCCAGTGCTATTATGGAACAGAATTACATTGTTAGTAGCAGTGAAAGTGGTGAAATGTGTACTTGGGATTTAGTTGATGGAAAATGCAGAGAAGCTGTGAAACTTAGCAGTGTTCATACACAAATGTTGCCTTACGTCTCTGCTGGAGGAGAAGATGTTAGACTTTTCTGTTCTGG TTATTATCCTGAGGTTTTAGTGATGGACCCTTTCAGTTTGGAAGTTCTATTTACCCTGTGTTCGCGTGTTAATCCTGATTGGATCAGTGCATTGCACGTTTTGCGGCCGGCCAAACGGAAAG ACGACGTTGTGCTGGCCTTAACAACGACTGGTACAGTCAAGGTGTGGACTCTTCTTGGACATGAGAATCGAAACAGTGAACCTCTTTATGAACATGAAAGTAAACAGATACAGTGCCTCAATGCGCTTGCAATGACCTGTTGCCCATATAATCAAAGGACTGTATTAATTGTATGCTCTAAGGATTGGCAG ATATACGATGCTGGTGATTTCTCCGTCCTATGTTCAATTTCTGCACCTCGTGGTGAACGCTGGATGGCTGGAGATTTCCTAGCTGCAGACAGGATCATTGTGTGGAGCGATGAAGGCCGTGgttatctatataaattaccaGCTAA CAAGCTGAAGGGCAAGGCTCTCAGCAG CAGCGTTGcagacaataaaaattttcatactGCAAGTGTTGAATATGACCAACCTTACTTGTATTGTACCTTGATACAACCTGGGGATAAG CCTTTATCATGTCCACCAGCAATGCGATTAGTTACAGTtcaaaaacagaataaaacagtaaaatatttattacgtggTGATAGCGAAGGTGTTGTTGTTCTTTGGACAGTGCCAGAAGTAACAATTCAACCAGCTCAAATTTCTCAAAATGATCGCTCAATAGCTCTCTCTTTACCCCCAACAGTAAAACCAAGTCTTACAACTGCTTGGAAAGAAATGAAACCACCACCAGTTGGTATATTAGATCAATTAGACAGTGGAGATGGACATGGAATAAAGTTAACAGCTAGTATATATTTACCTCAACAAAGTCGTTTAGTTGTTGGTCGTGAAGACGGCAGTATTATCATTGTTCCTGCAACACAAACAGTTATGCTTCAATTACTTCATGGCAACCATCAGCAATATGATG ATTGGCCGCCACACCAAATACTTTTAGGCCATTCTGGCCGGGTAAATTGTCTTTTATACCCACATGGAGCTGCACCGCGTTATGATCGAGTACATCTTGTTTCTGGCTCTGTTGATTTTGCTGTCTGCTTGTGGGATCTTTATGCTGGTACACTTATTCATAGGTTTTGTGTCCATGCTGGTGAAATTACACAATTAATGGTACCCCCTGATAACTGCAGT CCTAGAATACAAAAATGCGTTTGCAGTGTTGCATCAGACCACAGTGTGACTTTATTATCATTAGCGGAAAGAAAATGTGTTTGTCTTGCTTCTCGCCATCTATTTCCAGTTGTTACAATAAAGTGGAGGCCACTGGATGACTTTATGATAGTAGGATGTTCAGATGGGGCTGTATACGTATGGCAAATGGAGACTGGTCACTTAGATCGTGTATTACATG GTATTATTGCTGAAGAAGTACTCTACGCTTGCGATGAAAATACAATGACAGCATCTGGTGGGTCAGCTACAGGAGGTGAATTAGGCTTAGCCAATCCTGCCGTGCATTTTTTTAG AGGTTTAAGACACAGAAATCTGTCTGCTATAAGGCATGCAACACAAAGAGGGTTGCATCAATTACAGCAGCTTCACGGTGGACACGGACCAGACCAtggaaatcaaataaaagcAAAAGGCGCACCTTTAATGATTCAAGGCTTCAGGAGCAATCCCAAAGATCCGGAAagtcatattttattttttgacatAGAAGCTTTAATAG TACAATTACTTAGCGACGAGTATGGAGCAATGTCACCTGGTTCTTTGGAAGCACAAGGTTTAATTTCAGCATCGGAGTATCAAAAGGTTGCAGCCCTTACACAATCTGCCAGTCCGGATGCTCACAAAAAAATTGCag ACTTTTTTGGTCGTGTCAAGGATAAAGCAGGCGACGTTGAACGAATTTTAAAGGAAAAGGATCGTCACG GTATATTGGCTAAAATGAAGGAGGGTGCAGAGAACGTACACACTAAAATTCAGGCCAAGGTGGAAAGCGTTGGCCTCAAGCCGTCGACTCTCGACGGCAAAG gtGAAAACTGGAGTAACAGCGATACTGCAAAAAGCAATCTAAAACGAAATGGAGCTTTTAGTGAACCAAATGCAACTATGGAAGTTGCTCAGCTTATACTAAGTCTGTTGCATTCATGGGGTCTAGATCCAGATTTGGATCGTGTTTGTGAAGGAAAACTAGGTCTACTAAGACCTATGGTTCCTGTTTCATTTGGAGTATTGTCTAAAGGAg GTTACATGTCATTGTTATTACCAACTTGGCAGACTGAACTGGAACCTGCTGGTGAACCCACAACTCAATTAGAACAACGTTTGCCAGTTGAATTAGTTAGACAAGAGAGGCTTACCAGAGCGTTCACAGCAAGAGCACATTGGGAGTTATCCACTACATTAACTAGTAATCACTTATTGGCAGTAGTTGCTTTGGCAAATACTTTAATGTCAATGAACAATGCAACTTTTGTACCTGAACAAGAACGGAATCGAAAAATGCATAG gcCTGGTAATAGATCAGCAGTTAGCTGGAATAAGGCAGAAGAGGAAAATGAGGAAATTTATACAGCACAGCAAGCACAGATAAAACAAGGTTGGTCCCTTTTAGCGACGCTACATTGTGTGCTCTTGCCTCATAAAGTAAGTCAAGTTGAAATGATGGCAAGGAGATGGCAACATCAATGTCTTGAG ATTCGTGAAGCTGCTCAAGCTCTACTACTTGCTGAATTAACTAGAATGGGTCCAAAAGGAAGAAAAGCACTTGTAGACAGTTGGTCGCAGTACTTACCAATGTATAGTACTCAGGAACCCATTGCACCACAAATTCAGAATCAAAGTCCTCCAGCATCTGGTAGTCCAGTACCTCCAACTGAATCACATcatgaagaagaagatgaagaagaagaattaacAGAAG CAGAAATAAATGCAGCTAGGAAACCTTCAAGTGTAGCAGAACTGAAAAGGAAACAGACCACAGCGGTTGTATTATTAGGTGTAATAGGGGCTGAATTTGGTCAGGATGTTGCCACAATGAATCATAGAAGGGATAATGATCAAAGGCGAAAGAGTTCAATTGTAGAAGGTTTTGGAATAGGAAATAATGATCTTGCCAGGCATACCAGTATGGCACTTACGCATCTATTACATGCGCCACATTCGCTAAAATTACCCTTACACACTGCTTTAAGAAGAGCGGCAATTGATCTCATTGGTAGAGGTTTCACTGTTTGGGAACCTTATCTTGACGTGTCAAAA GTATTGTTGGGACTTTTGGAAATGTGCTGTGATGCAGACAAATTAGTACCAAGCATGACTTACGGCCTTCCGCTTACGCCCCAGGCGGATACATGTCGTACAGCACGTCACGCTTTAACTTTAATAGCTACTGCCAGACCCGCTGCATTCATCACTACTATGGCACGAGAGGTGGCTAGATATAATACATTACAACAAAATGCGCAAACATTGAATGTAAATATGGGTGCAAGCGTGCTAGCTAGGGCAAAACCAGAAATACTCAGAATTGTTGAACAGCTAATCGATAAAATGCAAAGTGAAATGAGCGATCTTCTAGTGGAG GTCatggatattattttacattgtttgGACCCAGGTCATCTAAAAGCCAAACCGTTAAACGATGTATTTCCAGCAGTTTGTAGATTTAATCAA gTAAGTCATTGCCCAGCAACGCGTAGGATAGCAGTAGGTAGCCGAAACGGTCAACTCGCCCTGTATGAATTACGAGGTAACGTTAAATGTCAGACAGTAGCTGCGCATTCAGGATCTGTAACTGCACTAGCATTTTCACCCGAGGGCAAGTTCCTGGTTAGTTATTCTTGTATAGAAAACAAGCTATGTTTTTGGCAG CAAACAAGTAGCGGTATGTTTGGTCTAGGAAATTCGCAAACACGTTGTGTTAAGTCATACAGTACCGCGCCGATTAATGATGTAGCGCGTTTAAATCCTATGCGACTAGCTAAACTGATATGGATAAATAACCGTACGGTTACGTTAATGCTTGCTGACGGATCTGAAACACGGTTCAACGTATAA